The following are encoded in a window of Fusarium falciforme chromosome 11, complete sequence genomic DNA:
- a CDS encoding NACHT domain-containing protein, with translation MSTMSNAIHALTADGDARIHVGNNIYGTEDHCLADLRSTDPRDDKKRIEQTKGGLLEGSYRWILNNDDFQQWRNDEQSRLLWIKGDPGKGKTMLLCGIIDELSPSTKLKDPKAPALLSYFFCQGTDSRINAATAVLRGLIYLLVGQQPSLIRHVQKKYDHAGKGLFEDENAWWALSEIFANILQDPNLNSAFLTIDALDECITDLPQLLDLIVEKSSESPRVKWIVSSRNWPNIEERLETAGHKVRLCLELNEKSISNAVSIYIKHKVDQLARLKNYNPKTRDAVQHHLSSNANDTFLWVALACQGLEKIPRWNTLAKLEAFPPGLDSLYQRMMVQIRSSDNSDLCIGILALLTIVYRPITLHELTSFVDILEDISDDLGSLVEVIGLCGSFLTLRDHTIYFVHQSAKEFLLTKASNEMFSSGMDHYTAFSRSLLVMSRSLRRDMYDLHHPGASIDEIRQPEPDPLAPARYSCTYWVDHLSDAISHRTWMPIDDLHDDGRVHQFLSKKYLYWLEALSLLRDIPGGVVAMTKLETLLERSDGSCLFDLVRDARRFILSHGWAIGKAPLQIYASALIFSPRRSMTRKLFEGEEPDWIITKPAMAEDWDACMATLEGHGDWVQSVAFSPDGQRLASASHDMTIKIWDVTTGHCQATLAGHGDSVRSVAFSPDGQRLASASRDKTVKIWDATTGHCQATLGGHRSWVQSVAFSPDGQRLASASADKTVKIWDATTGHCQATLEGHRSWVQSVTFSPNGQRLASASHDKTVKIWDAATGHCQATLKGHGDWVQSVTFSPNGQRLASASRDKTVKIWDAATGHCQATLEGHRSWVQSVTFSPNGQRLASASDDSTVKIWDATTGHCQATLTGHGDWVRSVAFSPDGQRLASASRDKTVKIWDATTGHCQATLDVGRPLYTIRFDESGARLLTDDGTFDLSVPSPSPPAALPASGPLRHSNQNQGYGISADCVWITYQGRDLLWLPSEYRPGTSAIAASAVAIGSHSGRVSLFRFTGDVR, from the exons ATGAGCACCATGTCGAATGCAATCCACGCTCTCACCGCCGACGGGGATGCTCGCATCCACGTCGGCAACAACATCTACGGAACAGAAGACCACTGCCTAGCAGACTTGCGATCGACCGATCCCCGCGATGACAAGAAGCGCATCGAGCAGACCAAGGGCGGCCTGCTAGAAGGCTCGTACCGCTGGATTCTTAACAACGACGATTTCCAGCAATGGCGCAACGACGAACAGAGTCGACTGCTCTGGATCAAGGGCGATCCCGGAAAGGGCAAGACCATGCTGCTCTGTGGCATCATCGACGAGTTGAGCCCCTCGACGAAGCTAAAGGACCCAAAGGCCCCCGCGCTGCTGTCCTACTTCTTCTGCCAGGGCACCGACTCCCGCATCAACGCCGCAACGGCCGTGCTGCGTGGCCTCATCTACCTGCTAGTCGGCCAGCAACCATCGCTTATCCGGCACGTGCAGAAGAAGTACGACCACGCGGGCAAAGGCCTCTTCGAGGACGAGAATGCTTGGTGGGCCTTGTCTGAGATCTTTGCAAACATTCTGCAAGATCCGAACTTAAACAGCGCCTTCTTGACCATCGACGCGCTCGACGAATGCATAACGGATCTGCCACAACTTCTCGACTTGATTGTCGAGAAGTCATCCGAGTCTCCTCGTGTCAAGTGGATCGTCTCTAGTCGCAACTGGCCGAACATCGAGGAACGGCTGGAAACAGCGGGACATAAAGTAAGGCTGTGTCTCGAGCTAAACGAAAAGTCCATCTCCAATGCTGTCAGTATATACATCAAGCACAAGGTGGATCAATTGGCGCGGCTGAAGAATTACAACCCCAAAACACGGGACGCCGTTCAGCACCACTTATCCTCGAATGCAAATGACACGTTCCTCTGGGTGGCCTTGGCCTGTCAAGGGCTTGAGAAGATCCCACGATGGAACACTCTCGCCAAGCTAGAGGCGTTTCCTCCAGGACTTGATTCTCTTTACCAGCGAATGATGGTGCAAATTCGCAGTTCAGACAATTCCGACCTGTGCATAGGCATACTAGCCCTCCTAACGATTGTCTATCGACCCATTACCCTACACGAACTCACGTCTTTTGTCGACATACTTGAGGACATTTCCGATGACCTTGGCTCTTTGGTGGAGGTCATAGGGCTTTGCGGATCGTTCCTGACTCTACGCGACCATACCATCTACTTCGTCCATCAGTCGGCAAAGGAATTTTTACTTACAAAGGCATCCAATGAAATGTTTTCTTCTGGGATGGACCACTATACCGCCTTCTCGAGGTCGCTGCTGGTGATGTCCAGGTCACTGCGGCGCGATATGTACGACTTACACCATCCCGGCGCCTCTATCGACGAGATCCGCCAGCCCGAGCCGGACCCGCTAGCCCCGGCGCGGTACTCATGCACCTACTGGGTTGACCACCTAAGCGATGCAATCTCGCATAGGACTTGGATGCCCATCGACGACCTCCACGATGACGGTAGAGTCCATCAGTTTCTTAGCAAGAAGTACCTCTACTGGCTCGAGGCACTGAGTCTTCTCCGAGACATACCGGGAGGAGTGGTTGCGATGACGAAGCTCGAGACATTGCTA GAACGGTCCGATGGGTCCTGCTTATTCGACCTCGTTCGAGATGCACGCCGATTTATCCTATCGCACGGATGGGCGATAGGGAAGGCGCCTCTTCAGATATATGCGTCGGCGCTTATCTTTAGTCCTAGGCGGAGCATGACGAGGAAATTGTTCGAAGGGGAGGAGCCAGATTGGATTATAACTAAACCGGCTATGGCAGAGGATTGGGATGCATGTATGGCGACgctcgagggccatggcGATTGGGTTCagtcggtggccttctcgcccgacgGCCAGCGTCTCGCATCGGCGTCACACGACATGACTATTAAGATCTGGGATGTCACGACGGGccactgccaggcgacgCTCGCGGGCCATGGCGATTCGGTTCggtcggtggccttctcgcccgacggccagcgtctcgcatcggcgtcacgcgacaagaccgtcaagatctgggatgccacgacgggccactgccaggcgacgCTCGGTGGCCATCGCAGTTGGGTTCagtcggtggccttctcgcctgacggccagcgcctcgcatcggcgtcagccgacaagaccgtcaagatctgggatgccacgacgggccactgccaggcgacgCTCGAGGGCCATCGCAGTTGGGTTCAGTCGGTGACCTTCTCGCCCAACGGCCAGCGTCTCGCATCGGCGTCACACGAcaagaccgtcaagatctgggatgccgcgacgggccactgccaggcgacgCTCAAGGGCCATGGCGATTGGGTTCAGTCGGTGACCTTCTCGCCCAACGGCCAGCGTCTCGCATCGGCGTCACGCGAcaagaccgtcaagatctgggatgccgcgacgggccactgccaggcgacgCTCGAGGGCCATCGCAGTTGGGTTCAGTCGGTGACCTTCTCGCCCAACGGCCAGCGTCTCGCATCGGCGTCAGACGACTcgaccgtcaagatctgggatgccacgacgggccactgccaggcgacgCTCACGGGCCATGGCGATTGGGTTCggtcggtggccttctcgcccgacggccagcgtctcgcatcggcgtcacgcgacaagaccgtcaagatctgggatgccacgacgggccactgccaggcgacgCTTGATGTAGGTAGGCCTCTTTATACTATCCGTTTCGACGAGAGCGGCGCTCGTCTCCTTACGGATGATGGCACTTTCGACCTGAGCGTGCCCTCGCCCTCACCACCCGCTGCGCTACCTGCATCCGGTCCTCTGCGTCACTCAAATCAAAATCAAGGCTATGGCATCAGTGCCGATTGCGTATGGATCACGTATCAAGGTCGGGACCTGCTCTGGCTCCCGTCAGAGTATCGTCCAGGGACGTCAGCGATCGCGGCATCCGCTGTCGCTATTGGCAGCCATTCGGGACGGGTCTCACTATTCCGGTTCACGGGGGACGTTCGTTAG
- a CDS encoding Calpain catalytic domain-containing protein yields the protein MEAPFSAHSKPRPCLQSKMKPLNPQDLVSKFWSEYHSTALGKVTSIFPLSLHESLLGDDISPYNTSEGAQTYEEAAQRCRSNVKAISRECERTNCKFSDPEFDIESDFSACADNCLFGIVRACDSGDDGDDDDDGRPLKPGSVHRIPWIFEKPQFTISDFSSDLIQGASRNCWWLAALATINCRKDLMERICVARDEECGVYGFVFYRDGEWISTVVDDNLYLTQEDFDQEIYDAAGKKAKLYKKQKQSGSDALFFAKCGDANETWLPLLEKAFAKIHGDYEALDGGWAGTAVEDLTGGVTTVLAGDRVLRKERLWREMVGMGEGDFVFNLSVGSQGDKHRNGLILGHDYSVLEATEVEDELGNKVSLVKIRNPWGERCASGHGEWNGPWSDGSEEWTSFMMEKLRHKFSDNGTFWMSFHDMLDNFRWIYRTRLFDEGWITAQRWMSVNVPWLGGYLDKRFVIEVQKEGMVVIVLSQLDDRYFQGLKGRYEFTLHFTLRSLGGRTAICQVQAAPQWNTRSVNCEITLKPGKYEVIPNIVAEQDEQDMSVERMIRLAALTNPSKLRQLGKQYDRAHAKAGIADNEISYDRKEGGPERKSGLPEIIPKPVADTSGSKAEAESLCSNANSDSDSDSSQQQPWNAVCIVGLRTYTQQAGITISLEGDEGQRSHGYRRC from the exons ATGGAAGCTCCGTTTTCAGCCCATTCTAAACCTCGCCCCTGTCTCCAGTCAAAGATGAAACCACTCAACCCTCAGGACCTTGTTTCTAAATTTTGGTCCGAGTATCATTCTACAGCTCTGGGCAAAGTCACCTCCATTTTCCCGCTGAGCCTCCACGAGTCGCTCCTAGGAGACGACATATCTCCTTACAACACGTCCGAAGGAGCCCAAACATACGAAGAAGCAGCCCAGCGATGTCGATCTAATGTAAAAGCCATTTCCAGAGAGTGCGAGCGTACCAACTGCAAGTTCAGCGATCCAGAATTTGACATCGAAAGCGATTTTTCCGCCTGCGCTGACAACTGTCTGTTCGGCATTGTGAGAGCCTGTGacagtggtgatgatggtgatgatgacgatgatggtcGACCTTTAAAGCCAGGTTCGGTTCATCGTATACCCTGGATCTTTGAGAAGCCACAATTCACCATCAGTGACTTCTCCTCAGATCTAATACAAGGAGCCAGCAGGAACTGTTGGTGGCTTGCGGCGTTAGCAACTATCAACTGTCGGAAGGACTTGATGGAAAGGATATGTGTCGCCCGAGATGAAGAGTGTGGTGTCTATGGGTTTGTCTTTTACCGCGACGGGGAGTGGATCTCAACAGTCGTGGATGACAACCTATATCTCACGCAGGAGGATTTTGATCAGGAGATATATGACGCTGCAGGCAAGAAGGCTAAGCTCTACAAGAAGCAGAAACAGTCAGGTTCAGAcgccctcttcttcgccaAGTGTGGAGATGCCAATGAGACCTGGCTGCCATTGCTCGAGAAAGCG TTTGCTAAAATCCACGGTGACTATGAAGCGCTGGACGGTGGATGGGCTGGTACAGCAGTTGAAGATCTTACTGGCGGCGTCACTACTGTTCTTGCGGGTGATAGGGTGCTTCGTAAGGAACGACTCTGGCGTGAAATGGTGGGTATGGGGGAAGGAGACTTTGTTTTCAATCTATCTGTGGGTAGTCAAGGTGACAAGCATAGGAATGGCCTTATCTTGGGGCATGACTATTCTGTTCTTGAAGCTACAGAGGTGGAAGATGAACTGGGAAATAAGGTTTCCCTAGTGAAGATCAG AAACCCTTGGGGCGAAAGGTGTGCAAGTGGCCATGGAGAGTGGAACGGCCCGTGGTCTGATGGCTCCGAGGAATGGACATCATTTATGATGGAGAAGCTCCGGCATAAATTCAGTGATAACGGCACCTTCTGGATGTCCTTCCATGACATGCTAGATAATTTCCGTTGGATTTATAGGACTCGTCTCTTTGATGAGGGCTGGATCACAGCCCAACGATGGATGAGTGTCAATGTACCATGGCTAGGTGGCTACCTTGATAAGAGGTTTGTTATTGAAGTTCAAAAGGAGGGGATGGTAGTCATTGTTCTATCCCAG TTGGATGACCGATACTTTCAAGGCCTTAAAGGACGGTACGAGTTCACCCTCCATTTTACCCTGAGGTCTCTAGGAGGCAGGACGGCGATTTGCCAAGTGCAAGCAGCCCCCCAATGGAATACACGGTCGGTGAATTGTGAAATCACACTTAAGCCTGGGAAATACGAAGTTATCCCCAACATTGTTGCCGAGCAAGACGAGCAAGACATGTCCGTCGAGAGAATGATACGTTTGGCCGCACTTACGAATCCTTCGAAGCTCAGACAACTCGGAAAGCAATATGATCGTGCTCATGCTAAAGCAGGAATCGCAGATAACGAGATATCGTATGACAGAAAGGAGGGCGGACCGGAGAGGAAGTCTGGGCTACCGGAGATTATACCTAAGCCAGTGGCAGATACATCCGGGTCAAAGGCCGAAGCCGAGTCCCTATGCTCCAATGCTAATTCAGATAGCGACTCTGACTCTTCTCAACAGCAGCCGTGGAACGCGGTATGCATTGTTGGCTTACGCACCTATACCCAACAAGCAGGTATCACGatcagcctcgagggcgaTGAGGGGCAACGTAGCCATGGTTACAGAAGGTGTTAA